A single window of Alosa alosa isolate M-15738 ecotype Scorff River chromosome 11, AALO_Geno_1.1, whole genome shotgun sequence DNA harbors:
- the c11h15orf61 gene encoding LOW QUALITY PROTEIN: uncharacterized protein C15orf61 homolog (The sequence of the model RefSeq protein was modified relative to this genomic sequence to represent the inferred CDS: inserted 1 base in 1 codon), translating to MIRILRGIHSIFLNVMLFPSTFRKRGPRPLASEVLTCHLTQRKLPPWTSFCVRYSSIHNDQFGRSNFNWRVQGANYHILRTGCFPFIKYHCTKAPPENLDFEDKFFGTLKVINFGIPCLAYGLGSWMMVSASETVQTPAXPITVYFLYKEREGAQY from the exons atgataAGAATTCTGCGGGGTATACACAGCATCTTCTTGAATGTGATGCTGTTCCCAAGCACATTTCGGAAACGAGGTCCGCGTCCCCTGGCTTCCGAGGTGTTGACGTGCCACCTCACTCAACGCAAGCTCCCGCCGTGGACGTCGTTCTGTGTCCGCTACAGCTCCATACACAACGACCAGTTTGGACGCTCAAACTTCAACTGGCGAGTGCAGGGCGCCAACTACCACATACTTCGGACAGGATGCTTTCCCTTTATCAAGTACCACTGCACCAAAGCGCCTCCTGAGAACTTGGACTTTGAGGACAAATTCTTTGGCACACTGAAAGTTATAAATTTTG GTATACCTTGCCTGGCCTATGGGCTGGGGTCATGGATGATGGTCAGTGCATCAGAAACGGTGCAAACACCTG GGCCTATCACTGTGTACTTCCTTTACAAGGAACGGGAGGGGGCACAGTACTAA